The following DNA comes from Desulforegula conservatrix Mb1Pa.
TGCATCTGCATCAAGAATGGAAAGAAGAAACAGGGATATTGCAACCACAGCCATGCCAGCTGTGCATAGATATCTGGATCCAATTTTATCAGAAAGACTGCCTGACAGAGGTGAAAGCAGAAAAAGAAATAGAAATGGAGTTATCATGAGCATTCCTGCTGTCTGGGGGAGAAAGGACTTCGCTATGGTCAGATAAAACGGCATCATGAAAGTCATTGTAAAAAGCGATGTAAACATTGCCATGCCGCTTGCAAGAGGTAGTGTGAATAGCCTAACACTGAAAAAACTTAAATCTATAATTGGGGAAGAAGTTTTTTTCTCGGTTATTATAAAAAGTATGAATGAAAAAATGGAGACGATAATCATTCCCAAAAAATTGATAGAAGTAAAGCCCCAGCTATGACCGTGAGTCGCAGCAAGAAGGAAAGACCCTATGAACAGAACCAGAAAAAAAGCTCCGAGCTTGTCAAAAGACGAATCCTTTTCATGAAATTCCTGCTTATCGGATAGAAATTTTGCAGCAGCTGCGATTGTAAGAATTCCAATAGGCAGATTTATATAAAATATTGCCCTCCACGAGAAGAGTTTAATGAGTACCCCGCCAAGCGCAGGGCCAGCAGTTAGGCCGGCAGCAACAACCGCGCCTGTTGTCCCCATTGCTTTCCCTCTCTCGTTCAGAGGAAACGCCTCAACCACCATAGCAGGTGTTGTAGCCATAATCATGGCTGCGCCCAAGGATTGCATAAATCTGGAAATAATAAGGTGGATTACGTTTAAAGAGGCTCCGCACATGATAGAGGCTAATGTGAATGTTGATAGACCTGCTATGAATACTTTTTTTCTACCTTTTATGTCTCCCAGTCTTCCAAATCCAAGCAGGAATGATGAAACCGAAAGAAGATATATCATTGAGACCCATTCGACAGTTTCGAGACCGACTCCGAAATCCTTCATGATAAAAGGCAGAGCAATATTAACAATGCTTCCATCGAGTGTGGACATGAAAACGCCAAGGGCGGAGATTGTGAAGACTGTCCATTTGGACGGTGTGATATTTTTTTCAGACATACTTAAACACCAAAAATATTCTTAAATCAAAACCAGCAAGCATTAACAGAAATAGACAAAAAAACAAACTGCTCATATGTTGTTTTCTTTGGCAAGGCGAATCTTGGGAAGAATTTATGCGCTAAATTTTGTGTAAAAATGTTATGAAGTTATTTATTGTAATAAGATGGTAACAATCTAAAATACTTAAAAAAATACTTCACAAAAATAATTTTTTGTGACAATTTGTCGATTATTTTTTTCTTATATTTTAATCTCGCTTGTTTTTTTAGAATCGTCATTCATTTTGCTGGCGATTTGGTAATTATTATATTTATTATCACTATATTGAGTTTTGGGGGCGTATGAACGAAATGGCTTCTGCTACTAAAAATCCTTTTGCATTCGTTGGTTTATTGTTGAACTCTTTGAGATTCTTTTATCTCAGACCATTCAGAGATAGTGAAAATCAGGATAAGGACGAGTTTACAAGAGTTAATCTGCTAGTTAATTTTTCCTTTGCCTCCTTTGTTTTCTTCGGCTTGAACCTGATAAAATGGTATAAGGCCGGAGTAATGGTACTCGCTATAAG
Coding sequences within:
- a CDS encoding MFS transporter, giving the protein MSEKNITPSKWTVFTISALGVFMSTLDGSIVNIALPFIMKDFGVGLETVEWVSMIYLLSVSSFLLGFGRLGDIKGRKKVFIAGLSTFTLASIMCGASLNVIHLIISRFMQSLGAAMIMATTPAMVVEAFPLNERGKAMGTTGAVVAAGLTAGPALGGVLIKLFSWRAIFYINLPIGILTIAAAAKFLSDKQEFHEKDSSFDKLGAFFLVLFIGSFLLAATHGHSWGFTSINFLGMIIVSIFSFILFIITEKKTSSPIIDLSFFSVRLFTLPLASGMAMFTSLFTMTFMMPFYLTIAKSFLPQTAGMLMITPFLFLFLLSPLSGSLSDKIGSRYLCTAGMAVVAISLFLLSILDADAGKADIAWRMAIAGIGIALFISPNSSTTMTSLPPKNRGIAGAIIAVARNLGMVLGIAIAGAVFNIIFHHLSGGGLKDYTPEMRNSFMIAFSRTMLIGSFIALIGMMLAWMRGGHEEARKNQ